In the Maribacter sp. MJ134 genome, one interval contains:
- a CDS encoding SDR family oxidoreductase, producing MSKKVVVLTGAGGVLCSTLALALSKEGHKIAVLDLKKEAAEEVANEINNSGGTAIGVVANVLEKESLLAAKEEINSKLGACDILVNGAGGNHPLGTTSNPYLEEEDLSNTTEGFKTFFDLDSSGIQFTFNLNFIGTLLPTQVFAQDMVGREGCSILNISSMNAFTPLTKIPAYSGAKAAVSNFTQWLAVHFSKVGIRVNALAPGFFLTDQNRALLTEGDGSLTPRGNTIIGQTPMGRFGTPEDLIGTTLWLCGDGATFVTGVVVPVDGGFSAFSGV from the coding sequence ATGAGTAAAAAAGTAGTTGTGCTCACCGGAGCCGGGGGTGTTCTTTGCAGCACATTAGCATTGGCCCTATCAAAAGAAGGGCATAAAATTGCGGTTTTAGACCTTAAAAAAGAGGCAGCGGAAGAGGTTGCCAATGAAATAAACAACTCTGGGGGTACGGCCATAGGAGTTGTGGCCAACGTATTGGAAAAAGAATCGCTTTTGGCGGCCAAGGAAGAAATCAATTCAAAATTAGGTGCTTGCGATATTCTTGTAAACGGCGCCGGAGGAAATCATCCTTTGGGCACCACAAGTAACCCGTATTTAGAAGAAGAAGACCTATCGAATACCACGGAGGGTTTTAAAACCTTTTTCGATTTGGATAGTTCGGGCATCCAGTTCACGTTTAATCTTAATTTTATTGGAACCCTTTTACCCACTCAAGTTTTTGCCCAAGATATGGTAGGTAGGGAAGGTTGTAGTATTTTAAACATATCTTCTATGAACGCTTTTACACCATTGACCAAGATTCCCGCCTACAGCGGAGCCAAGGCGGCCGTCTCAAATTTCACCCAGTGGCTAGCGGTACACTTTTCAAAAGTGGGCATTCGCGTAAACGCTTTGGCACCTGGTTTTTTTCTTACCGACCAAAATAGGGCATTATTAACAGAAGGGGATGGTTCACTAACACCAAGAGGTAATACGATTATCGGTCAGACCCCTATGGGTCGTTTTGGAACACCGGAAGACCTTATAGGTACAACCCTATGGTTGTGTGGCGATGGTGCTACTTTTGTAACGGGAGTTGTAGTTCCTGTAGATGGTGGATTTAGCGCATTTAGCGGAGTTTAA
- a CDS encoding sulfatase — protein MNYKGVICVLALCVVGLNTNAQSEKLQNVLLICIDDLRPELSSFGQPYIHSPNIDKLAQKGRVFLNHYVNAPSCGPSRYTLLTGVYGPSSNNALFKRAEIILKETKNTHPSMPEWFRNHGYRTVSVGKVSHHPGGLGGKDWNDKDAIEMPSAWDSSLMPVGPWKHPRGAMHGLKNGIIRSKEKGTMPVYESANNFGDSYPDDLITKQALSELENLASNPDQPFFLAVGIIKPHLPFGVPQKYLDRYDTISIPENPYPKKPDGKSTWHPSNEIRRYDFFGKDLELGSELDLELKKYYAACVSYADEQVGQILRKLKTTGADKNTVIVLWGDHGWNLGEHGIWGKHNLFDVALKSPLIIATPQMKNPGAKAKGIVETLDIFPTLCELTGVAKTAYTTGKSLVPMLENADNPGHSAVSYWKKAKTIRVPDYRLIVHDDNFVELYNYESIEKENLNIAESNRSKVNELKRMLQIKLNSELYD, from the coding sequence ATGAATTATAAAGGTGTTATCTGTGTACTTGCCCTATGTGTTGTAGGACTGAACACTAATGCGCAATCTGAAAAGCTGCAAAACGTTCTTCTAATTTGTATCGATGATTTGCGCCCAGAACTAAGTTCTTTCGGCCAACCCTATATTCACTCTCCAAATATTGACAAACTGGCTCAAAAAGGCCGCGTCTTCTTAAATCATTATGTAAATGCCCCTAGCTGCGGTCCTTCAAGATATACCTTGTTGACCGGTGTTTATGGTCCATCTTCAAATAATGCGCTTTTTAAAAGGGCTGAAATAATTTTAAAGGAGACCAAGAACACACACCCCTCTATGCCGGAATGGTTTAGAAACCATGGATACAGAACAGTTTCAGTAGGTAAAGTATCCCATCACCCCGGTGGCTTGGGAGGTAAAGACTGGAACGATAAGGACGCTATTGAAATGCCCAGCGCTTGGGATAGTAGTCTTATGCCCGTTGGACCGTGGAAACATCCCCGTGGTGCCATGCACGGATTAAAGAATGGTATTATTCGTAGCAAAGAAAAAGGTACGATGCCCGTATACGAGTCCGCAAATAATTTTGGCGACAGCTATCCGGACGACCTTATCACAAAACAAGCCCTCTCCGAATTGGAAAACTTAGCCTCCAACCCTGACCAACCGTTTTTTCTAGCGGTAGGTATTATAAAGCCACATTTACCATTCGGGGTTCCTCAAAAATATTTGGACCGCTATGATACTATTTCAATTCCAGAAAACCCCTATCCTAAAAAACCAGATGGTAAAAGTACTTGGCATCCATCTAATGAGATAAGACGTTATGATTTCTTTGGAAAGGACCTTGAACTTGGTTCCGAACTGGATTTGGAACTTAAAAAATATTATGCCGCCTGCGTAAGTTATGCCGACGAACAAGTTGGCCAAATCCTTAGAAAATTAAAGACAACAGGTGCGGATAAGAATACTGTGATAGTCCTTTGGGGAGACCATGGATGGAATTTAGGAGAGCATGGCATTTGGGGCAAACACAATCTTTTTGATGTAGCCTTAAAATCTCCTTTAATCATCGCTACCCCCCAAATGAAAAATCCTGGGGCAAAAGCCAAAGGTATTGTAGAAACCTTGGATATCTTTCCTACCTTATGTGAACTAACAGGAGTTGCTAAAACAGCTTATACCACTGGTAAATCTTTAGTCCCTATGTTGGAAAATGCTGATAACCCCGGACACTCGGCCGTATCGTACTGGAAAAAAGCCAAAACTATTCGCGTGCCCGATTACAGACTTATAGTACATGATGATAACTTTGTTGAACTTTACAACTATGAATCTATTGAAAAAGAAAACCTAAATATTGCAGAAAGCAATAGGAGTAAAGTAAATGAATTGAAACGAATGCTTCAGATAAAATTGAATAGCGAATTATATGATTAA